One Mycolicibacter sp. MU0083 DNA window includes the following coding sequences:
- a CDS encoding DMT family transporter has product MSTGNVLAALLALCAALASAIGDVIRQRSAQEVTDKHVGHLELFWLSLRDPRWWGGGAAAVANYVLQAVALAVGSVMLVTGLQVTALLFALPIYAWLTRRRVSNWEWMWAILLASALAVVVIVGDPTEGKQHAPASTWIIVSVVLAAVLIGCVLAARIYKGRPAAAVLLAVVAGTSLAVFALLTKVLVEVLKADGVAAVLRAPAVVPWLVATLAGMIFQQSAFRAGALTASMPTMIVAKPLVASALGVLLLNETIQAGGIEDLTVIAGVVLIVIATAALARGEAATIVADTGADRAAPLPSPTNG; this is encoded by the coding sequence ATGTCGACAGGGAATGTCCTAGCGGCGTTGCTCGCGTTGTGCGCTGCGCTGGCGTCCGCGATCGGCGATGTGATCCGCCAGCGGTCTGCGCAGGAGGTCACCGACAAACACGTGGGTCATCTGGAGCTGTTCTGGCTCTCGCTGCGCGACCCGCGATGGTGGGGTGGTGGCGCGGCAGCGGTCGCCAACTACGTACTGCAGGCCGTGGCGCTGGCGGTCGGCTCGGTGATGCTGGTGACCGGTCTGCAGGTGACCGCACTGCTGTTCGCGTTGCCGATCTATGCCTGGTTGACCCGGCGCCGGGTCAGCAACTGGGAGTGGATGTGGGCCATCCTGCTGGCCTCGGCGCTTGCGGTGGTCGTCATCGTGGGTGACCCGACCGAGGGCAAACAACACGCACCGGCCAGCACCTGGATCATCGTGTCGGTGGTGCTGGCGGCGGTGCTGATCGGTTGCGTACTGGCCGCCCGGATCTACAAGGGCCGTCCCGCCGCCGCGGTGCTGCTGGCGGTGGTGGCCGGCACGTCGCTGGCCGTGTTCGCGCTGCTGACCAAGGTGCTGGTGGAGGTGCTCAAGGCCGACGGCGTCGCGGCGGTGCTGCGGGCACCGGCGGTGGTGCCGTGGTTGGTGGCGACCCTGGCCGGGATGATCTTCCAGCAGTCGGCCTTCCGTGCCGGGGCATTGACCGCGTCGATGCCCACCATGATCGTGGCCAAACCGCTGGTCGCCAGCGCCCTGGGTGTGCTGCTGCTCAACGAGACCATTCAGGCCGGGGGAATCGAGGACCTCACGGTCATCGCCGGGGTGGTGCTGATCGTGATCGCCACGGCGGCGTTGGCCCGTGGGGAAGCCGCCACCATCGTCGCCGATACCGGCGCCGACCGGGCCGCGCCACTGCCGTCGCCGACCAACGGCTAA
- a CDS encoding amino acid ABC transporter permease yields the protein MLTEYRSQILASFTVTVELAVLSGLLALVLGTGLAAMRLAPVPVLRWLGTGYVHLVRNTPLTLLLLLCSFGLAQTLGVSLTDPQSPTSIDDSNFRLAVLGLGVYTASFVCEAVRSGVNTVGIGQAEAARSLGLSFTQNLRIVLLPQAFRAAVIPLGSVLIALTKNTTLASAIGVAEAALLMKTMTENTAALLGVGAVFATGFVVLTLPLGLLFGYLDRRWEASR from the coding sequence ATGCTGACCGAATACCGGAGCCAGATCCTGGCGTCGTTCACCGTCACCGTGGAGTTGGCCGTGCTGTCCGGCCTGCTCGCGCTGGTGCTGGGCACCGGGTTGGCGGCCATGCGGCTGGCCCCGGTTCCGGTGCTGCGCTGGCTCGGCACCGGCTATGTGCATCTGGTCCGTAACACCCCGCTGACCCTGCTGCTGTTGCTGTGCTCGTTCGGCCTGGCGCAGACGCTGGGGGTCTCGCTGACCGACCCGCAGTCGCCGACGTCGATCGACGACAGCAACTTCCGGCTGGCGGTGCTGGGGCTGGGGGTGTACACGGCGTCGTTCGTGTGTGAAGCGGTCCGGTCGGGCGTCAACACCGTGGGGATCGGCCAGGCCGAGGCGGCCCGGTCGCTGGGATTGAGCTTTACCCAGAATCTGCGGATCGTGCTGTTACCCCAGGCTTTTCGTGCCGCGGTGATCCCGTTGGGGTCGGTGTTGATCGCGCTGACCAAGAACACCACGTTGGCTTCGGCGATCGGGGTGGCTGAAGCGGCCCTGTTGATGAAGACCATGACCGAGAACACCGCCGCCCTGCTCGGGGTGGGCGCGGTGTTCGCGACCGGTTTTGTCGTGCTCACCCTGCCGCTGGGCCTGCTGTTCGGTTACCTGGACCGGCGATGGGAGGCGTCGCGATGA
- the miaB gene encoding tRNA (N6-isopentenyl adenosine(37)-C2)-methylthiotransferase MiaB encodes MSLPVVSEQPRTYEVRTYGCQMNVHDSERIAGMLEQAGYRRAADGTDADLVVFNTCAVRENADNKLYGNLSHLAPNKRSNPDMQIAVGGCLAQKDKDSVLSRAPWVDVVFGTHNLGSLPALLERARHNRTAQVEIVESLREFPSTLPAARDSAYSAWVSISVGCNNSCTFCIVPSLRGREVDRSPDDILAEVAALADQGVLEVTLLGQNVNAYGVSFADPELPRDRGAFASLLRACGTIDGLERVRFTSPHPAEFTDDVIEAMAQTPNVCPTLHMPLQSGSDRVLRAMRRSYRAERYLGILDRVRAAIPDAAITTDLIVGFPGETEQDFDETLEVVAAARFSAAFTFQYSKRPGTPAAELPDQLPKEVVQHRYDRLIELQEQISWEENQAQIGRTVELLVAVGEGRKDAATARMSGRARDGRLVHFAPGETRVRPGDVVTTTITGAAPHHLLADGALLSHRRTRAGDLHAEPTPGIGLGMPKMPGVAR; translated from the coding sequence GTGAGTTTGCCGGTGGTTTCCGAACAGCCGCGCACCTACGAGGTGCGCACCTACGGCTGTCAGATGAATGTGCACGACTCCGAACGCATCGCCGGCATGCTGGAACAGGCAGGCTATCGCCGTGCCGCCGACGGCACCGACGCCGACCTGGTGGTGTTCAACACCTGCGCGGTGCGCGAGAACGCCGACAACAAGCTCTACGGCAACCTCAGCCACCTCGCCCCCAACAAACGCAGCAATCCCGACATGCAGATCGCCGTCGGCGGGTGTCTGGCACAGAAGGACAAGGACAGCGTGCTGAGCCGGGCGCCGTGGGTGGACGTCGTCTTCGGCACCCACAACCTGGGATCCCTGCCCGCACTGCTGGAACGCGCCCGGCACAACCGCACCGCCCAGGTCGAGATCGTCGAGTCGTTGCGGGAGTTCCCCTCGACGCTGCCGGCAGCACGGGATTCGGCCTACTCGGCCTGGGTCTCCATCTCCGTCGGCTGCAACAACAGCTGCACCTTCTGCATCGTGCCGTCGCTGCGCGGACGCGAGGTGGACCGCAGCCCCGACGACATCCTGGCCGAGGTAGCCGCACTCGCCGACCAGGGTGTGCTCGAAGTGACCCTGCTCGGGCAGAACGTCAACGCCTACGGTGTCTCGTTCGCCGACCCCGAACTGCCCCGCGACCGCGGTGCGTTCGCCTCGCTGCTGCGGGCCTGCGGAACCATCGACGGCCTCGAGCGGGTCCGGTTCACCTCACCGCACCCGGCTGAGTTCACCGACGACGTCATCGAGGCGATGGCGCAGACCCCCAACGTCTGTCCCACCCTGCACATGCCGCTGCAATCCGGATCGGACCGGGTGCTGCGCGCCATGCGCCGCTCCTACCGGGCCGAGCGCTACCTGGGCATCCTGGACCGAGTCCGGGCCGCCATCCCGGACGCGGCGATCACCACCGACCTGATCGTCGGCTTCCCGGGCGAGACCGAGCAGGATTTCGACGAGACCCTCGAAGTGGTGGCCGCCGCCCGGTTCTCCGCCGCGTTCACCTTCCAGTACTCCAAACGGCCCGGAACCCCGGCCGCCGAACTGCCCGACCAGCTACCCAAAGAAGTCGTCCAGCACCGCTACGACCGGCTGATCGAACTGCAGGAGCAGATCTCCTGGGAAGAGAACCAGGCGCAGATCGGACGCACCGTGGAACTGCTGGTGGCCGTCGGCGAAGGGCGCAAAGACGCCGCGACGGCGCGGATGAGCGGCCGGGCGCGCGACGGCCGGCTGGTGCACTTCGCGCCGGGGGAGACCCGGGTGCGTCCCGGTGACGTGGTGACCACGACGATCACGGGTGCGGCACCGCACCACCTGCTGGCCGACGGTGCGCTGCTGAGTCACCGGCGCACCCGAGCGGGAGACCTGCATGCCGAGCCGACCCCCGGGATCGGACTGGGCATGCCCAAGATGCCGGGAGTGGCGCGATGA
- a CDS encoding glutamate ABC transporter substrate-binding protein translates to MPSRPSLRAAARIGAVLMLVVALFAGCTRHDGGKIVIGVKFDQPGLSVKRPDGTLGGFDVDVARYIAGRLGYPPDRIAWIEAPSGQREMLLRNGQVDFVVATYSITDSRREKVDFAGPYLLTGQSLLVRADDTAITGTASLQQHKRLCSVSGSTPAQRIKDRYPGVQLQRYDTYSACVEALRNRAIDAVTTDDVILAGYAAQSPGAFKLVGERFSQERYGIGLRKGDDELRRRINDALQEMERDGSWQAAFMDNFGAAGFAVPEPPPIER, encoded by the coding sequence ATGCCGAGCCGACCGAGCTTGCGTGCAGCGGCACGAATCGGTGCCGTGCTGATGCTGGTGGTCGCGCTGTTCGCCGGGTGCACACGGCACGACGGCGGCAAGATCGTCATCGGTGTCAAATTCGATCAGCCCGGCCTGAGCGTCAAGAGACCGGACGGCACACTGGGCGGATTCGACGTCGACGTCGCCCGCTACATCGCCGGGCGACTCGGCTACCCGCCGGACCGCATCGCCTGGATCGAAGCGCCTTCCGGCCAGCGCGAGATGCTGCTGCGAAACGGACAGGTCGATTTTGTGGTGGCCACCTATTCGATCACCGATTCCCGGCGCGAGAAGGTCGACTTCGCCGGGCCCTACCTGCTCACCGGGCAGTCACTGCTGGTGCGTGCCGACGACACCGCTATCACCGGCACCGCGTCCCTGCAGCAGCACAAGAGACTGTGTTCGGTATCGGGTTCGACGCCGGCCCAGCGCATCAAGGACCGTTATCCGGGTGTGCAACTGCAGCGCTACGACACCTACTCGGCGTGCGTCGAGGCGCTGCGCAACCGGGCCATCGACGCGGTGACCACCGATGACGTGATCCTGGCCGGGTACGCCGCCCAGAGCCCCGGGGCGTTCAAGCTGGTCGGCGAGCGGTTCTCCCAGGAGCGCTACGGGATCGGTCTGCGCAAGGGCGACGACGAACTGCGCCGCCGAATCAACGACGCCCTGCAGGAGATGGAACGTGACGGCTCGTGGCAGGCGGCGTTCATGGACAACTTCGGCGCCGCCGGTTTCGCGGTGCCCGAACCGCCCCCCATCGAACGCTGA
- a CDS encoding amino acid ABC transporter ATP-binding protein has translation MTSGRPDPVPMIALRDVNKYFGEVHVLKDINLEIARGEVVAVIGPSGSGKSTLCRTINRLEVIDSGVITVDGRPLPAEGSALARLRAQVGMVFQSFNLFPHMTVLDNVTLAPMKVHKLSRARAQRQAMALLERVGVADQSGKHPGQLSGGQQQRVAIARSLAMDPKVMLFDEPTSALDPEMISEVLDVMTTLADDGMTMVVVTHEMGFARRAADRVVFMADGAIVEDGAPEDFFSAPETARARDFLAKILDR, from the coding sequence ATGACCAGCGGCCGGCCGGATCCGGTGCCGATGATCGCCCTCCGCGACGTCAACAAGTACTTCGGCGAAGTGCATGTGCTCAAAGACATCAACCTGGAGATCGCCCGCGGCGAGGTGGTGGCCGTCATCGGCCCCTCGGGCTCGGGAAAATCCACCCTGTGCCGGACCATCAACCGGCTGGAGGTCATCGACTCCGGCGTCATCACCGTCGACGGTCGGCCGCTGCCCGCCGAGGGCTCGGCGCTGGCCCGGTTGCGCGCACAGGTCGGCATGGTGTTCCAGTCCTTCAACCTGTTTCCGCACATGACGGTCCTGGACAACGTCACACTGGCACCGATGAAGGTGCATAAGCTGTCGCGGGCGCGGGCGCAGCGCCAGGCGATGGCATTGCTGGAGCGGGTCGGCGTGGCCGATCAGTCCGGCAAGCATCCCGGGCAACTGTCCGGTGGGCAGCAACAGCGGGTGGCGATCGCCCGGTCCCTGGCGATGGATCCGAAGGTGATGTTGTTCGACGAGCCGACCAGCGCCCTGGACCCGGAGATGATCAGCGAGGTGCTCGACGTGATGACCACGCTGGCCGACGACGGGATGACGATGGTGGTGGTGACCCACGAGATGGGCTTCGCCCGGCGTGCGGCCGACCGGGTGGTGTTCATGGCCGACGGCGCCATCGTCGAAGACGGCGCCCCGGAGGACTTCTTCAGCGCCCCCGAGACCGCCCGGGCCCGAGACTTCCTCGCCAAGATCCTCGACCGCTGA
- a CDS encoding DMT family transporter — protein sequence MAKETIVVLLALGAALFSAISDVLQQHSARRVGDQITGPAALFATLLTDRQWWVGSVAGVVALGLQAVALGLGSVLLVESLLVTSLLFALPLGARRSGHRLGRSVWVWSAVLVAAETLIITVGHPTAGQTRAPLDSWGTVIAILAPVMLLCLIGARVLAGRAVSAVLLAAVSATCWGVFAVLTKGVVDLIGHGWSTALAAPEPYAWVALALAGVVFQQASFRAGALTASLPTITVLEPLVAGTLGIVLLGEVLDPGRTGAFTLVLAVGTLVVAVVALSRDQAATVTDTAVAAAPAV from the coding sequence GTGGCAAAAGAGACCATCGTCGTGTTGCTGGCACTCGGTGCGGCACTGTTCAGCGCGATCAGTGACGTCCTGCAGCAGCACAGTGCGCGTCGGGTCGGCGATCAGATCACCGGTCCCGCAGCGTTGTTCGCGACGTTGCTCACCGACCGGCAGTGGTGGGTGGGCAGTGTTGCCGGTGTCGTGGCGCTGGGCTTGCAGGCCGTGGCGTTGGGGCTGGGGTCGGTGCTGCTGGTGGAATCGTTGCTGGTGACGTCGTTGTTGTTCGCGCTGCCGCTGGGCGCCCGCCGGTCCGGTCACCGGCTGGGGCGTTCGGTCTGGGTGTGGTCGGCGGTGCTGGTCGCGGCCGAGACTCTCATCATCACCGTCGGTCATCCCACCGCGGGCCAGACCCGGGCGCCGCTGGATTCCTGGGGCACGGTGATCGCGATCCTGGCGCCGGTGATGCTGCTGTGTCTGATCGGGGCACGCGTCCTCGCCGGCCGAGCGGTGTCGGCGGTCCTGCTGGCCGCGGTGTCGGCCACCTGCTGGGGTGTCTTCGCGGTACTCACCAAAGGCGTCGTGGATCTGATCGGGCACGGGTGGTCGACGGCGTTGGCCGCCCCCGAACCGTATGCGTGGGTTGCCCTCGCCCTGGCCGGCGTGGTGTTCCAGCAGGCGTCGTTTCGGGCCGGCGCACTGACCGCCTCCCTGCCGACGATCACGGTGCTGGAACCGTTGGTGGCCGGGACGCTGGGAATCGTGCTGCTCGGCGAGGTGCTCGATCCCGGCCGGACGGGCGCGTTCACCCTGGTTCTTGCGGTGGGCACGCTGGTCGTCGCCGTCGTGGCGCTCTCCCGCGACCAGGCCGCGACGGTGACCGACACCGCCGTTGCTGCCGCTCCGGCGGTCTAG
- the miaA gene encoding tRNA (adenosine(37)-N6)-dimethylallyltransferase MiaA, translating to MRPIAVVGPTGTGKSQLALDLATWFGESGRLAEIVNADAMQLYRGMDIGTAKLPPDQRCGIPHHQLDVLEVTQTATVARYQQAAADDVTAIMGRGAVPIIVGGSMLYLQALLDDWSFPATDPVVRARYEQRLAEVGVAAMHAELAVADPAAAAAILPTDGRRIVRALEVVELTGQPFAASAPAIGAPRWDTVILGLDCDTTVLDERLAARTDTMFAQGLVAEVRELLRCGLRDGVTAARALGYAQVIADLDAGGDGSAAREPTFIGTRRYVRRQRSWFRRDHRIVWLDAASDGLLDAALAAVRHVS from the coding sequence GTGAGGCCGATCGCGGTCGTCGGACCCACCGGCACCGGCAAATCCCAACTGGCACTGGATCTTGCGACGTGGTTCGGTGAATCCGGGAGACTGGCCGAAATCGTCAACGCCGATGCCATGCAGCTCTACCGCGGAATGGACATCGGGACGGCGAAACTGCCGCCGGATCAACGGTGCGGCATCCCGCATCACCAACTCGACGTGCTCGAGGTGACCCAGACCGCGACCGTGGCCCGCTATCAGCAGGCCGCGGCGGACGATGTCACCGCGATCATGGGCCGGGGTGCGGTGCCGATCATCGTCGGCGGCTCGATGCTCTACCTGCAGGCACTGCTCGACGACTGGTCGTTTCCGGCCACCGATCCGGTGGTGCGGGCCCGCTACGAGCAGCGGTTGGCCGAGGTCGGCGTGGCGGCCATGCATGCCGAACTCGCGGTGGCCGACCCCGCGGCCGCCGCGGCGATCCTGCCCACCGACGGCAGGCGCATCGTGCGGGCACTGGAGGTGGTGGAGTTGACGGGGCAGCCCTTCGCCGCGTCGGCACCGGCCATCGGTGCTCCCCGCTGGGATACCGTGATCCTCGGATTGGACTGTGACACAACCGTTCTCGATGAGCGCTTGGCCGCCCGAACCGACACCATGTTCGCCCAGGGGCTGGTGGCCGAGGTCCGGGAACTGTTGCGGTGCGGGTTGCGTGACGGGGTGACCGCCGCCCGGGCGCTGGGTTATGCCCAGGTGATCGCCGACCTGGACGCCGGCGGCGACGGGTCCGCGGCCCGGGAACCGACTTTCATCGGTACCCGCCGCTATGTGCGCCGGCAGCGTTCCTGGTTCCGCCGCGACCACCGCATCGTCTGGCTCGACGCCGCCTCGGACGGGTTGCTCGACGCGGCGCTGGCCGCGGTGCGACACGTATCCTGA
- the dapF gene encoding diaminopimelate epimerase: MLFAKGHGTQNDFVLLPDLDAALQLAPAAVAALCDRRRGLGADGLLRVTTAGAAARAGVFEHLPEGVAAGDWFMDYRNADGSVAEMCGNGVRVFAHYLRAAGLETRDEFVVGSLAGPRPVTVHHTDDVHAEITVDMGKAAVLGSGTAIVGGREFSGLGVDVGNPHLACVDAALTTAELAALDVGAPVSFDPAQFPHGVNVEILTAPRDGAVSMRVHERGVGETRSCGTGTVAAAVAALAHTGATTGTLRVDIPGGQVSVTVTDATSYLRGPSQLVARGEIAPRWWAAQ; encoded by the coding sequence ATGCTTTTCGCCAAAGGCCACGGCACCCAGAACGACTTCGTGCTGTTGCCGGATCTGGACGCCGCGCTGCAGTTGGCCCCGGCCGCGGTGGCCGCGCTCTGCGACCGCCGCCGCGGGCTGGGCGCCGACGGTCTGCTGCGGGTCACCACCGCCGGTGCCGCGGCACGCGCCGGGGTATTCGAGCACCTTCCCGAAGGGGTGGCGGCCGGCGACTGGTTCATGGACTACCGCAACGCCGACGGTTCGGTGGCCGAGATGTGCGGCAACGGGGTTCGGGTGTTCGCCCACTACCTGCGGGCGGCCGGGCTGGAGACCCGCGATGAATTCGTGGTGGGCTCGCTGGCGGGGCCGCGGCCGGTGACCGTGCACCACACCGACGACGTGCACGCCGAGATCACCGTCGACATGGGCAAGGCCGCGGTGCTGGGCTCGGGCACCGCGATCGTCGGCGGCCGGGAGTTCTCCGGCCTCGGCGTCGACGTCGGCAACCCGCACCTGGCCTGCGTGGACGCCGCTTTGACCACCGCGGAACTGGCCGCCCTGGACGTCGGCGCACCGGTGTCGTTCGATCCCGCGCAGTTCCCGCACGGGGTGAACGTGGAGATCCTGACCGCACCCCGCGACGGCGCCGTGTCGATGCGGGTACACGAGCGCGGCGTGGGGGAGACCCGCTCCTGCGGCACCGGGACGGTGGCCGCGGCGGTGGCGGCGCTGGCGCACACCGGCGCCACCACCGGCACGCTGCGGGTCGACATCCCCGGCGGGCAGGTCAGCGTCACCGTCACCGACGCCACCAGCTACCTGCGCGGACCGTCGCAGCTGGTGGCCCGCGGCGAAATCGCGCCGCGGTGGTGGGCGGCGCAGTGA
- a CDS encoding DUF349 domain-containing protein encodes MTTDSGSSAPTPRPGPRPGPRPGPKPGVRPTPAVIGPPAADPHRFGRVDDDGTVWLITAAGERVIGSWQAGDNEAAFAHFGRRYDDLSTEVTLLEERLSSGSGDARKIKASAIALAEQLPTASILGDVDALAARISAVTEHADSVAAAGRAQRDEARAEATARKEALAAEAEELAANSTQWKATGDRLRAILDEWRTISGLDRKVDDALWKRYAAARDGFNRRRGSHFAELDRGRAGAREEKERLCKRAEELSGSTDWAATSAAFRQLLTSWKATGRASKDVDEALWQRFKAAQDTFFSARNAANAERDAEFEANAAAKEALLAEAEKIDPTNQNAARAALRSIVTKWDEIGKAPRDRAAELERRLRVVEKKVRDAGAAAEASVVDPEAEARAAQFRTRAEQFERQAQKAQAAGRDKEAAEAAASAEQWRQWADAAEKALNRR; translated from the coding sequence ATGACCACTGACAGCGGTTCGTCCGCCCCCACGCCACGCCCGGGCCCGCGTCCCGGACCCCGGCCGGGGCCCAAACCGGGTGTGCGGCCGACCCCGGCCGTTATCGGACCTCCCGCCGCCGATCCACACCGGTTCGGGCGCGTCGACGACGACGGCACGGTGTGGCTGATCACCGCGGCCGGCGAACGGGTGATCGGTTCCTGGCAGGCCGGGGACAACGAGGCCGCATTCGCCCACTTCGGTCGCCGGTACGACGATCTGAGCACCGAGGTGACGCTGCTCGAGGAGCGGTTGTCCTCCGGCAGCGGCGACGCGCGCAAGATCAAGGCATCGGCGATCGCGCTCGCCGAGCAGTTGCCGACCGCCAGCATCCTCGGCGACGTGGATGCCCTGGCGGCCCGGATCAGTGCGGTCACCGAGCACGCCGACTCCGTTGCGGCCGCCGGCCGGGCGCAGCGCGATGAGGCGCGGGCGGAGGCCACCGCGCGCAAGGAGGCGCTGGCGGCCGAGGCCGAGGAGCTGGCCGCCAACTCCACCCAGTGGAAGGCCACCGGCGACCGGTTGCGGGCGATCCTCGACGAGTGGCGGACGATCTCCGGTCTGGACCGCAAGGTCGACGACGCCCTGTGGAAGCGCTACGCCGCGGCCCGGGACGGTTTCAACCGGCGCCGCGGATCGCACTTCGCCGAGCTCGACCGCGGTCGAGCCGGGGCGCGCGAGGAGAAAGAGCGACTGTGTAAGCGGGCCGAGGAGCTGTCCGGTTCCACCGACTGGGCTGCCACCAGTGCCGCGTTCCGGCAGCTGCTCACCAGCTGGAAGGCCACCGGGCGGGCTTCCAAGGATGTGGACGAGGCGTTGTGGCAACGGTTCAAGGCCGCCCAGGACACGTTCTTCTCCGCCCGTAACGCGGCCAATGCCGAACGGGATGCCGAGTTCGAGGCCAATGCGGCGGCCAAGGAAGCCCTGCTGGCCGAAGCGGAGAAGATCGACCCCACCAACCAGAACGCCGCGCGTGCCGCGCTGCGCTCGATCGTCACCAAGTGGGATGAGATCGGCAAGGCGCCGCGGGATCGCGCCGCCGAACTGGAGCGACGGTTGCGGGTGGTGGAGAAGAAGGTGCGCGACGCCGGCGCCGCCGCCGAGGCCTCCGTCGTGGATCCGGAAGCCGAGGCGCGGGCAGCCCAATTCCGCACCCGCGCTGAGCAATTCGAGCGCCAAGCGCAGAAGGCTCAAGCCGCGGGCCGGGACAAGGAGGCCGCGGAGGCCGCCGCCAGCGCCGAGCAGTGGCGCCAATGGGCGGACGCCGCCGAGAAGGCGCTGAACCGGCGCTGA
- the hflX gene encoding GTPase HflX translates to MSYPDSGPAPSTGELNLDDRAALRRVAGLSTELADISEVEYRQLRLERVVLVGVWTEGTAAEADASMVELAALAETAGSQVLEGLIQRRDRPDPATYIGSGKAQELREMVLATGADTVICDGELSPAQLNALEKAVKVKVIDRTALILDIFAQHATSAEGKAQVALAQMQYMLPRLRGWGESMSRQAGGRAGGAGGGVGTRGPGETKIETDRRRIRERMSKLRREIKAMKQVRDTQRSRRRHSDIPSVAIVGYTNAGKSSLLNALTGAGVLVQDALFATLEPTTRRGQFDDERPFVLTDTVGFVRHLPTQLVEAFRSTLEEVADADLLVHVVDGSDPAPLAQIAAVREVIAQVIAEHDARPAPELLVVNKIDAAGDLTMAQLRRALPEAVFVSAHTGEGIEALRHRMSQLVAPVDAAVDVVIPYSRGDLLARIHELGRVQQAEYGEGGTRVRARVPAALAASLQEFAAL, encoded by the coding sequence GTGAGCTATCCCGACTCCGGACCGGCGCCCAGCACCGGCGAGCTCAACCTCGACGACCGGGCGGCGCTGCGCCGGGTGGCCGGACTGTCCACCGAACTCGCCGACATCTCCGAGGTCGAATACCGCCAGCTGCGGCTGGAACGGGTGGTGCTGGTCGGGGTGTGGACCGAGGGCACCGCGGCAGAGGCCGACGCCAGCATGGTGGAGTTGGCCGCGCTGGCCGAAACCGCCGGCTCACAGGTGCTCGAAGGCCTGATCCAGCGCCGTGACCGGCCCGACCCGGCCACCTACATCGGGTCGGGCAAAGCCCAGGAACTGCGGGAGATGGTGCTGGCCACCGGTGCCGACACCGTCATCTGTGACGGTGAACTGTCCCCGGCGCAGCTCAACGCGCTGGAGAAGGCGGTCAAGGTCAAGGTGATCGACCGCACCGCGCTGATCCTCGACATCTTCGCCCAGCACGCCACCAGCGCCGAGGGTAAGGCGCAGGTGGCACTCGCGCAGATGCAGTACATGCTGCCGCGGTTGCGCGGCTGGGGCGAGTCGATGTCACGTCAGGCCGGTGGCCGGGCCGGCGGTGCCGGCGGCGGGGTCGGCACCCGGGGACCGGGTGAAACCAAGATCGAGACCGACCGCCGGCGGATCCGGGAACGGATGTCCAAGCTGCGCCGCGAGATCAAGGCCATGAAACAGGTCCGCGACACCCAGCGCAGCCGGCGTCGACACAGCGACATCCCGTCGGTGGCCATCGTCGGATACACCAACGCCGGAAAATCCAGCCTGCTCAATGCGCTGACCGGTGCCGGCGTACTGGTCCAGGATGCGTTGTTCGCCACACTGGAACCCACCACACGCCGTGGCCAATTCGACGACGAGCGGCCATTCGTGTTGACCGACACCGTGGGTTTCGTTCGGCATCTGCCCACTCAGTTGGTCGAGGCGTTTCGTTCCACCCTGGAGGAGGTCGCCGACGCCGACCTGCTCGTCCACGTGGTCGACGGTTCTGATCCGGCGCCGCTGGCGCAGATCGCCGCGGTGCGCGAGGTGATCGCGCAAGTCATCGCCGAGCATGACGCCCGGCCCGCACCGGAACTGTTGGTGGTCAACAAGATCGACGCCGCGGGGGACCTGACGATGGCTCAGCTGCGTCGTGCGTTGCCCGAGGCGGTGTTCGTTTCGGCGCATACCGGGGAGGGGATCGAGGCGTTGCGCCACCGGATGTCGCAGTTGGTGGCTCCGGTCGATGCCGCGGTGGACGTCGTCATCCCTTACAGCCGTGGCGATTTGCTGGCCCGGATTCACGAATTGGGTCGGGTGCAGCAGGCCGAGTACGGGGAGGGCGGCACCAGAGTCCGCGCCCGGGTGCCTGCGGCACTGGCCGCCAGCCTGCAGGAATTCGCTGCGCTTTAG